A stretch of DNA from Plodia interpunctella isolate USDA-ARS_2022_Savannah chromosome 11, ilPloInte3.2, whole genome shotgun sequence:
gtctagctgatgttgtattgaggaatcatcgagatatctatcgattatgcatgcacccatcaaaaactgctttactcggtaatagcatagtatgtatggcaccgaaaatttataacaaaattccaaatcaatataaagcttaaatttaaatctatttaaaagcacctcaagtctttattaactgataaatattattatactttaaaagatttctttaatgatagactcggatagaatttagggctagtatacattattctttttttgttttggatttgtagtggatagcatgctcctctttatttatttatatttgcatacctatattcggtaaaccgtgtaggtctaattcattttgacatcaatttgtctatttgttaaaataaaataaataaaaaaaaatcgatatcaATAAAATCGAATTCTCGCTCCATCTCGTTCATCGAATTCTTTCAATTTCATGGCTGCAGCGGCTGCAGACATCACTAAacacctaaaataaaatgccaaaAAAAGGCCGTCACTGTCAATAGTGTCAGTTCAGTTtggcatatttattttcatataatcgATCCTCCCTCCAGTTATCACATAGAATAgtgatagaataaaaataattattttgtacatttaccaacatttatctatttttagaaaacaatGTTAGCGTCGCCATTGGTGGCACGAATCcctttaaattatactaaaatgTGCTTTCTCGTCAACTGTCTCAAAAGGTTGAAAAGTTCTCAACAGTGGTTGAACAGACAAAAAGCTGATCCTTATGTTGAAAAagcaaaaatttacaattacagGTTAGAAATGTATTAACTACCTTGTAGCAGCAGAATTACCAGCTTGATAATCGCATTCTTGTAATAAAAGTCGCGATTTTCAGTCTAAAAGACCATTTGTCaagtacattaaataaataaataaaaaaatattatatactttgtcaagtacattatttattgcatgtGAAATTTCTACTTTAGTAAAACAacatcaatattaaataagcTATATTAGTAACTAATCGACACTCATTACTAACTAAcccacatatatttttattacaacctttaaattttttcataacaCATGTGGTACAGGTGTCGAAGTGCTTTCAAGTTGATAGAGATGAATGAAAAAACGAAAATCCTGACTCCGGGTACATCCGTCATAGACCTCGGAGCATCACCAGGCTCTTGGACACAGGTTGCAGTGCAATTGACTAATGCAGATGGAGCTGATAAAACAAAACCTAAGGGATCAGTGCTTGCCATTGACAAATTACAGATATTTCCCATTGAGGTAAGCTTTggtcatattaaaaaattggttGAATACACAAGAATTGTCAATGtgattttcaaaaaatgtagttaatCAGTTCTAAAATTCCATATTggcaataaaataatggaatcacattaatttaaatttgtctttttattttatgcatggtgtaattttacaaaataaggaAAGAATCAAAACAGTTTTGTTCCCAGGGTGCCacaataatgaataatttggATTTCTCAACAATTGATGCACATGACAAAGTTGTGGATGCTCTCAACGGCCAGCAAGTAGATGTAGTATTATCCGACATGGCTCCAAGTGCCACTGGTGTGAGGGAGCTAGACAAGGATAGAATAATTGGTCTTTGTTACATGGCCTTGCGATTTGCAGCTCTAGTCACTAAAATTAATggtagtttattatttaaagtctgGGATGGCAAAGAAGTACCTATACTTGAAATGGACCTAGAAAGGTTCTATAACAATATCAAGATCTTAAAACCCAAAGCCAGTAGATCAGACTCTTCAGAAAAGTTCATTCTTGCTCGTGGATTCAAGGGAGTACAAAGACCTTTGAGGAATGGTAGGTGGGGAGAAtagattattgtaatatataataatgtatgtaatataatcCCAAGTCTTCCAAACTCAAATATATGCAATTGTATTTTAGGTAAGACTATGTTATAAGAAGAGTTTTAGGGTAAGTATCaagaaaaatctaaaataataaaaaaacgagatggaaataaaataagtttaatttgttatagcATCCTCAAGCGTAAATTAGTAACAGTATAAGATCACAATTCAAAAACAATGTTCACAAAATCACAcacaacacaataaaaatagtttttgtacCTTGTTCACTTTAGAACaaaatttatgaagaaaatatCACAATACAACCATATTTTTGTAGGTAGCTTTAGCATATCTTAAACTTAAACTATGTCAATTGGATATcaacattgtaataataaaatcttgtcatagagatttgtaataaaaaaagggTGTTGTAAGTTATAATAATGCTGTCTATAACATTTGCTATGTTTctctatttacatataaaggCTCTATGAGCAGaacaagtaataaattatcagcaaaatttgtaaaatggtTCAATAATCAGAGAGGTACAGTCAGCCGCATGACAAGTAGTTACAAAGGATTCTATACAGGGTACTATTTAAAACCCTTTGTGACAGTAATagtggcgaatttgcaataattttgtgtaagttgatgcgctgttgactgtacctaccattattttatgttgaatcaacataaacattttattcttgTATATTTACAATTCCAAGTTGGACTAAAATACCCCAGCATGtcaggtatattttataaaaattacatcagCAGCAAAACAATTTGCTCATGAGAGTGATAACTACATCCTAGTCATTACAATtgatcaatatatataaaactcttccgttactgactgactgaccacgtacagccgaaactactgggcgtaggaagctgaaatttggcaatgGGGAGTGTaagtgagcactaagagaggatttttggaaatttcaaCATATgtgaacaacttttatatgaaagttctataCCGTTGATGTTAGTGACTTCAAATGTTTGGATTTaagttgtttacaataaattaataaatacgagtttcatattttttgaaaattaaccctcaacccctttaaaaggggggtgaaagattgtatgggacgtaatacaatattcaacataaaaagctgaaaattggtaaacatactcttcatatgaccgagattttactatgaaattcaagCGGACGATGCCGCGGGCAAACGCtagtacattataaaataatataatgctcGTTAGTTTGTCCATAGACAGGATTACTGGTATCAAATGCAAAAACTTCTAAAGAcgacttgggtacatcaaaacaagccacttttattctacgacttcgtgattctagttatttttttttcatatagtatagtttttttttttcatataaaaaaatacaatctaatttgcgattctacacatctgaA
This window harbors:
- the Mrm2 gene encoding rRNA methyltransferase 2, mitochondrial isoform X2 yields the protein MLASPLVARIPLNYTKMCFLVNCLKRLKSSQQWLNRQKADPYVEKAKIYNYRCRSAFKLIEMNEKTKILTPGTSVIDLGASPGSWTQVAVQLTNADGADKTKPKGSVLAIDKLQIFPIEGATIMNNLDFSTIDAHDKVVDALNGQQVDVVLSDMAPSATGVRELDKDRIIGLCYMALRFAALVTKINGSLLFKVWDGKEVPILEMDLERFYNNIKILKPKASRSDSSEKFILARGFKGVQRPLRNGRWGE
- the Mrm2 gene encoding rRNA methyltransferase 2, mitochondrial isoform X1, with amino-acid sequence MLASPLVARIPLNYTKMCFLVNCLKRLKSSQQWLNRQKADPYVEKAKIYNYRCRSAFKLIEMNEKTKILTPGTSVIDLGASPGSWTQVAVQLTNADGADKTKPKGSVLAIDKLQIFPIEFCSQGATIMNNLDFSTIDAHDKVVDALNGQQVDVVLSDMAPSATGVRELDKDRIIGLCYMALRFAALVTKINGSLLFKVWDGKEVPILEMDLERFYNNIKILKPKASRSDSSEKFILARGFKGVQRPLRNGKTML